ACCTCAATGGGGTCAAAGCCAGCCTGAGCGTGCGGGAAAACCTGACTTTCTGGACGGACTTTCTAGAAGGCGACGCCGCACGGGGCGAATTCGAACGGGGCGATGTGGATGCCGCGCTCGATGTTTTCGGGCTGACGCCGATCGCCGATATCGCAGCCGGGTTTCTCTCCGCCGGCCAGAAGAGAAAGCTGGCTCTCTCGCGGCTATTCGCCTGTCCGCGCCCGATCTGGCTGCTCGACGAACCGTCGGTCTCCCTCGACACCGTGTCCGTAGCGCGCCTCGGCAAGGCCATCGAGGCGCATGGGCAAGCTGGCGGCATCGCCATCGTCTCGACCCATGTCCCGCTGGGCGGAGCCTTCACCCATACGCTCGATCTGCAATGCCAGAATCCTGGCGAGGTCCCTGCCGAGGAAGGCGCGACGTGAAGGCCGCACTCGCTCTTCTTCGGCGCGACATCGCGCTCGCCTTCCGCGAAGGGGGTGCTATCGGCGTCGCGCTCGGCTTCTATCTGGTGGTCGTGGCCATTGCCCCGTTCGGCCTTGGGCCGGACATGAATCTCCTCGCGCGCGTCGCGCCGGGACTGTTGTGGATCGCGCTACTATTGGCGGCGCTGCTGTCCGCAGACCGCATCTTTCACAACGACTACGAGGACGGGTCCCTCGACGCGCTGGCCATGGGGCCTCTCCCGCTCGCCGCGGTGGCCGCATCGAAGTCGCTCGCCCATTGGGTGACGACATGCGTTCCCCTCGCCCTGCTCGCGCCGGTCCTGGGGCTGCTGCTCAACTTCCCGATCGACGCGATCCCGATCCTTGTGCTGGCCATGCTCGTCGGCACGCCAGCGGTCAGCTTCATTGCCGGGATCGGCGCCAGTCTCACATTGGGGCTACGGCGCAGCGGGCTCCTGCTCGCCCTCCTCGTGCTGCCGCTCTATGTGCCCGTGCTCAT
The DNA window shown above is from Methyloceanibacter stevinii and carries:
- the ccmA gene encoding heme ABC exporter ATP-binding protein CcmA: MSIPFSVNLKAHDVACDRGGRRLFEGLSFDLAPGDALLVQGPNGTGKTSLMRQIAGLLPLAGGEITAAGAEIDVPAAELCHYVGHLNGVKASLSVRENLTFWTDFLEGDAARGEFERGDVDAALDVFGLTPIADIAAGFLSAGQKRKLALSRLFACPRPIWLLDEPSVSLDTVSVARLGKAIEAHGQAGGIAIVSTHVPLGGAFTHTLDLQCQNPGEVPAEEGAT
- the ccmB gene encoding heme exporter protein CcmB, translating into MPESWRGPCRGRRDVKAALALLRRDIALAFREGGAIGVALGFYLVVVAIAPFGLGPDMNLLARVAPGLLWIALLLAALLSADRIFHNDYEDGSLDALAMGPLPLAAVAASKSLAHWVTTCVPLALLAPVLGLLLNFPIDAIPILVLAMLVGTPAVSFIAGIGASLTLGLRRSGLLLALLVLPLYVPVLIFGVSTISAAVTGPGSPWPPFLMLCAISLASMVLAPLAAAAALRNSFR